A single window of Theropithecus gelada isolate Dixy chromosome 9, Tgel_1.0, whole genome shotgun sequence DNA harbors:
- the ZNF518A gene encoding zinc finger protein 518A isoform X1: MPSEQKELFCDEKQTTLKKDYDVKNEIVDRSVLKPKISESIHYELKNVKIHLPKINIPNEVLLKHEVDKYRKLFQSKQQTARKSISIKTVSCVEECTLLHKSERAEEEGIKMSAKILNFSCLKCRDNTRYSPNDLQKHFQMWHHGELPSYPCEMCSFSANDFQVFKQHRRTHRSTLVKCDICNNESVYTLLNLTKHFTSTHCVNGNFQCEKCKFSTQDVGTFVQHIHRHNEIHYKCGKCHHVCFTKGELQKHLHIHSGTFPFTCQYCSYGATKREHLVRHVITLHKEHLYAKEKLEKDKYEKRMAKTSAGLKLILKRYKIGASRKTFWKRKKINSGSDRIIEKNTQVLQKMNKTQTKSEDQSHVVQEHLSEEKGEGLHCENNDKAPESESEKPTPVSTGQGNKAEEGPNASSGFMKTAVLGPTLLMLKNNKITVPPNYSAKFMGFKLMDGKQHIVLKLVPIKQNTCSPDSHSGAAKDSTANLQPQTLDTNGFLTGVTTELNDTVYMKAATPFSCSSSILSGKASSEKEMTLISQRNNKLQTMDNEKSVSSLSTTSELVTSSVNLTTKFETRDNVDFWGNNLTQSHPEVLGTTIKSPDKVNCVAKPNAYSSGDMHNYCINYVNSELPVESSNQGSLPFHNYSKVNNSNKRRRFSGTAVYENPQRECSSSKTVVQQPISESFLSLVRQETSKPDSLLASISLLNDKDGTLKAKSEIEEQYVLEKGQNIGGQNLYSNENQNLECATEKSKWDDFSNVDSPMMPRITSVFSLQSQQASEFLPPEVNQLLQEVLKIKPDVKQDSSNTPNKGLPLHCDQSFQKHEGESKIVESSKDFKVQGIFPVPPGSVGINVPTNDLNLKFGKEKQVPSMPQDVRDSEKMPRISGFGTLLKTQSDAIITQQLVKDKLRATTQNLGSFYMQSPVLNSEQKKTIIVQTSKGFLIPLNITNKPGLPVIPGNALPLVNSQGIPASLVVNKKPGMILTLNNGKLEGVSAVKTEGAQAHGTMTKEPCKTPILKVEPNNNCLTPGLCSSIGSCLSMKSSSENTLPLKGPYVLKPTSSVKAVLIPNMLSEQQSTKLNISDSVKQQNEIFPKPPLYTFLPDGKQAVFLKCVMPNKTELLKPKLVQNSTYQNIQPKKPEGTPQRILLKIFNPVLNVTAANNLSVSNSASSLQKDNVPSNQIIGGEQKEPESSRDALPFLLDDLMPANEIVITSTATCPESSEEPICVSDCSESRVLRCKTNCTVERNFNRKKTSKKIFSKTKTHGSQDSETAFVSRNRNCKRKCRDSYQEPPRRKVTLHRKCKEKAKPEDVRETFGFSRPRLSKDSVRTLRLFPFSSKQLVKCPRRNQPVVVLNHPDADAPEVVSVMKTIAKFNGRVLKVSLSKRTINALLKPVCYNPPKTTYDDFSKRHKTFKPVSSVKERFVLKLTLKKTSKNNYQIVKTTSENILKAKFNCWFCGRVFDNQDTWAGHGQRHLMEATRDWNMLE; the protein is encoded by the coding sequence ATGCCATCTGAACAGAAAGAGTTATTTTgtgatgaaaaacaaacaactttaaaaaaagattatgatgTGAAAAATGAGATAGTTGATAGATCAGTACTTAAACcaaaaatttcagaaagtatTCATTATGaactaaaaaatgtgaaaattcatttgccaaaaataaatattccaaatgAAGTCCTATTGAAACATGAAGttgacaaatacagaaaattatttcagagTAAACAGCAGACTGCAAGAAAATCTATCAGTATAAAGACTGTAAGCTGTGTAGAGGAGTGTACATTGCTTCATAAGTCTGAGAGAGCTGAAGAAGAGGGTATAAAAATGTCTGCAAAAATACTCAATTTCAGCTGTTTAAAATGCCGAGACAACACTCGATACAGCCCAAATGATTTGCAGAAACACTTTCAAATGTGGCACCATGGTGAATTACCTTCATATCCTTGTGAAATGTGTAGCTTTTCAGCAAATGACTTTCAGGTATTTAAACAACACAGACGAACCCATAGAAGCACTTTAGTAAAATGTGACATTTGTAACAATGAGAGTGTATATACTTTACTGAACTTGACAAAGCATTTCACATCCACACATTGTGTTAATGgtaattttcaatgtgaaaagTGTAAGTTCTCCACCCAGGATGTTGGCACATTTGTTCAGCACATTCATAGACATAACGAAATTCATTATAAGTGTGGTAAATGTCATCATGTATGTTTTACCAAAGGAGAGCTTCAGAAGCACCTTCATATTCATTCTGGTACTTTTCCCTTCACTTGTCAATATTGTAGCTATGGTGCCACCAAGAGAGAACACCTTGTAAGACATGTTATAACTTTGCACAAAGAACAtttatatgcaaaagaaaaactggaaaaagacaaatatgaaaaaagaatggCAAAGACTTCAGCAGGACTTAAGCTAATActgaaaagatataaaataggTGCATCAAGGAAGACATTCTGGAAACGTAAGAAAATTAACAGTGGAAGTGATAGAATTATAGAAAAGAACACACAAGTGcttcaaaaaatgaacaaaacacagaCTAAATCTGAAGACCAGAGCCATGTTGTTCAAGAGCATTTAAGTGAAGAAAAGGGTGAAGGACTACACTGTGAGAATAATGATAAAGCCCCTGAATCAGAGTCAGAGAAGCCAACTCCTGTGTCCACTGGGCAAGGTAATAAAGCTGAAGAGGGACCAAATGCTAGTTCAGGTTTCATGAAGACTGCTGTACTAGGACCTACACTGTTAAtgctgaaaaacaataaaataacagtTCCCCCTAACTATAGTGCTAAGTTTATGGGCTTCAAGCTGATGGATGGAAAACAGCATATTGTATTAAAATTGGTGCCTATCAAACAAAATACATGTTCACCAGACTCACACTCAGGTGCTGCAAAGGACAGTACTGCTAATTTGCAGCCCCAGACTTTGGACACTAATGGATTTTTGACAGGAGTAACAACTGAGTTAAATGATACAGTTTATATGAAAGCAGCTACTCCATTTTCGTGTTCATCTTCTATACTTTCAGGGAAAGCAAGTTCAGAAAAGGAAATGACTTTGATATCTCAAAGGAATAATAAGCTTCAAACAATGGATAATGAGAAAAGTGTATCTTCTTTGTCAACAACGTCAGAATTGGTTACATCATCAGTGAATTTGACCACAAAATTTGAAACGAGAGATAATGTTGACTTCTGGGGAAATAATCTCACTCAGAGTCACCCCGAGGTATTAGGTACCACCATTAAAAGTCCAGATAAAGTCAACTGTGTTGCCAAACCAAATGCATACAGCAGTGGAGATATGCATAATTATTGCATTAATTATGTCAACTCTGAGCTACCTGTTGAGTCCTCCAACCAAGGATCATTACCTTTTCATAATTACTCAAAAGTGAATAATTCTAATAAACGTCGTAGGTTTTCAGGAACAGCAGTGTATGAAAACCCTCAAAGAGAATGTTCATCCAGCAAAACAGTTGTCCAACAACCAATTAGTGAATCATTTTTATCACTAGTGAGGCAGGAGACCTCAAAACCAGATAGTCTGTTAGCATCTATTAGCCTTTTAAATGATAAAGATGGAACTTTAAAAGCAAAATCTGAAATTGAAGAACAGTATGTTTTAGAAAAAGGACAAAACATTGGTGGACAAAACCTGTACAgtaatgaaaatcaaaatttagAGTGTGCGACTGAAAAATCTAAATGGGATGACTTTTCTAATGTCGATTCACCTATGATGCCTAGAATCacatctgttttctctctccagagCCAACAGGCATCAGAATTTCTGCCACCTGAAGTAAACCAATTGCTTCAGGAAGTATTGAAAATAAAACCTGATGTAAAACAAGACTCTAGTAACACTCCAAATAAAGGCCTACCACTTCATTGTGACCAGTCATTTCAAAAACATGAGGGAGAAAGCAAAATTGTTGAATCTTCGAAAGATTTCAAAGTGCAAGGCATCTTCCCAGTTCCACCTGGCAGTGTGGGTATTAATGTGCCTACAAAtgatttgaatttgaaatttggaaaagaaaaacaagtgccATCAATGCCACAAGATGTGAGAGATTCAGAGAAGATGCCTAGAATTTCAGGTTTTGGCACATTACTTAAGACTCAGTCAGATGCAATAATAACACAGCAGCTTGTAAAAGACAAACTACGAGCCACCACACAAAATTTAGGTTCTTTTTATATGCAGAGTCCGGTTTTAAATtcagaacaaaaaaaaactataattgtTCAGACTTCGAAAGGATTTTTAATACCACTGAACATTACTAACAAGCCTGGGCTACCGGTTATTCCCGGAAATGCACTTCCATTGGTTAATTCACAAGGTATCCCTGCTTCTCTTGTTGTCAACAAGAAACCTGGGATGATTTTAACACTTAATAATGGGAAACTTGAAGGTGTTTCCGCTGTCAAAACCGAGGGTGCCCAAGCTCATGGAACTATGACTAAGGAGCCTTGCAAAACACCtattttgaaggtagaaccaAACAATAATTGTCTTACACCTGGACTTTGTTCCAGCATTGGCAGTTGTTTGAGCATGAAAAGTAGCTCAGAAAATACTTTGCCATTAAAAGGCCCTTACGTTTTGAAACCAACAAGTTCTGTGAAAGCTGTTCTTATTCCTAACATGCTATCCGAGCAACAGAGCACTAAGTTGAATATCTCTGATTCAGTAAAACAGCAGAATGAGATTTTTCCAAAACCACCTCTTTATACCTTCTTGCCTGATGGCAAACAAGctgtttttttaaagtgtgtgatGCCAAATAAAACTGAGCTGCTTAAGCCCAAATTAGTCCAAAATAGTACTTATCAAAATATACAGCCAAAGAAACCTGAAGGAACACCACAAAGAATATTGCTGAAAATTTTTAACCCTGTTTTAAATGTGACTGCTGCTAATAATCTGTCAGTAAGCAACTCTGCATCCTCATTGCAAAAAGACAATGTACCATCTAATCAGATTATAGGAGGAGAGCAGAAAGAGCCAGAATCTTCTAGAGATGCCTTACCCTTCTTACTAGATGACTTAATGCCAGCAAATGAAATTGTGATAACTTCTACTGCAACATGCCCAGAATCTTCTGAGGAACCAATATGTGTCAGTGACTGTTCAGAGTCCAGAGTATTAAGGTGTAAAACAAATTGTACAGTTGAGAGGAACTTCAATAGAAAAAAGacttccaaaaaaattttttcaaaaacaaaaactcatggAAGTCAAGActctgaaactgcctttgtaTCTAGAAACAGAAACTGTAAACGAAAGTGTAGGGATAGTTACCAAGAACCTCCAAGAAGAAAAGTAACATTGCATAGAAAGTgtaaagaaaaggcaaaacctGAAGATGTCCGTGAAACATTTGGATTTAGCAGACCTAGGCTTTCAAAAGATTCCGTCAGAACTTTGCGGCTTTTCCCTTTTAGTTCTAAACAGCTTGTGAAATGTCCTAGGAGAAACCAACCAGTTGTAGTTTTGAATCATCCTGATGCAGATGCACCAGAAGTAGTAAGTGTAATGAAAACTATTGCTAAATTTAATGGACGTGTACTTAAGGTTTCATTGTCAAAAAGAACTATAAATGCTTTACTGAAACCAGTTTGTTATAACCCTCCTAAAACAACTTACGATGATTTTTCCAAGAGGCACAAAACATTTAAACCTGTTAGTTCTGTGAAAGAAAGATTTGTGCTAAAATTAACACtgaaaaagacaagcaaaaaCAATTACCAGATTGTGAAGACTacctctgaaaatattttgaaggctAAATTTAACTGTTGGTTTTGTGGTAGAGTATTTGACAATCAGGATACTTGGGCTGGTCATGGGCAGAGACATTTAATGGAAGCTACTCGGGATTGGAACATGTTAGAATAG
- the ZNF518A gene encoding zinc finger protein 518A isoform X2: protein MTLISQRNNKLQTMDNEKSVSSLSTTSELVTSSVNLTTKFETRDNVDFWGNNLTQSHPEVLGTTIKSPDKVNCVAKPNAYSSGDMHNYCINYVNSELPVESSNQGSLPFHNYSKVNNSNKRRRFSGTAVYENPQRECSSSKTVVQQPISESFLSLVRQETSKPDSLLASISLLNDKDGTLKAKSEIEEQYVLEKGQNIGGQNLYSNENQNLECATEKSKWDDFSNVDSPMMPRITSVFSLQSQQASEFLPPEVNQLLQEVLKIKPDVKQDSSNTPNKGLPLHCDQSFQKHEGESKIVESSKDFKVQGIFPVPPGSVGINVPTNDLNLKFGKEKQVPSMPQDVRDSEKMPRISGFGTLLKTQSDAIITQQLVKDKLRATTQNLGSFYMQSPVLNSEQKKTIIVQTSKGFLIPLNITNKPGLPVIPGNALPLVNSQGIPASLVVNKKPGMILTLNNGKLEGVSAVKTEGAQAHGTMTKEPCKTPILKVEPNNNCLTPGLCSSIGSCLSMKSSSENTLPLKGPYVLKPTSSVKAVLIPNMLSEQQSTKLNISDSVKQQNEIFPKPPLYTFLPDGKQAVFLKCVMPNKTELLKPKLVQNSTYQNIQPKKPEGTPQRILLKIFNPVLNVTAANNLSVSNSASSLQKDNVPSNQIIGGEQKEPESSRDALPFLLDDLMPANEIVITSTATCPESSEEPICVSDCSESRVLRCKTNCTVERNFNRKKTSKKIFSKTKTHGSQDSETAFVSRNRNCKRKCRDSYQEPPRRKVTLHRKCKEKAKPEDVRETFGFSRPRLSKDSVRTLRLFPFSSKQLVKCPRRNQPVVVLNHPDADAPEVVSVMKTIAKFNGRVLKVSLSKRTINALLKPVCYNPPKTTYDDFSKRHKTFKPVSSVKERFVLKLTLKKTSKNNYQIVKTTSENILKAKFNCWFCGRVFDNQDTWAGHGQRHLMEATRDWNMLE from the coding sequence ATGACTTTGATATCTCAAAGGAATAATAAGCTTCAAACAATGGATAATGAGAAAAGTGTATCTTCTTTGTCAACAACGTCAGAATTGGTTACATCATCAGTGAATTTGACCACAAAATTTGAAACGAGAGATAATGTTGACTTCTGGGGAAATAATCTCACTCAGAGTCACCCCGAGGTATTAGGTACCACCATTAAAAGTCCAGATAAAGTCAACTGTGTTGCCAAACCAAATGCATACAGCAGTGGAGATATGCATAATTATTGCATTAATTATGTCAACTCTGAGCTACCTGTTGAGTCCTCCAACCAAGGATCATTACCTTTTCATAATTACTCAAAAGTGAATAATTCTAATAAACGTCGTAGGTTTTCAGGAACAGCAGTGTATGAAAACCCTCAAAGAGAATGTTCATCCAGCAAAACAGTTGTCCAACAACCAATTAGTGAATCATTTTTATCACTAGTGAGGCAGGAGACCTCAAAACCAGATAGTCTGTTAGCATCTATTAGCCTTTTAAATGATAAAGATGGAACTTTAAAAGCAAAATCTGAAATTGAAGAACAGTATGTTTTAGAAAAAGGACAAAACATTGGTGGACAAAACCTGTACAgtaatgaaaatcaaaatttagAGTGTGCGACTGAAAAATCTAAATGGGATGACTTTTCTAATGTCGATTCACCTATGATGCCTAGAATCacatctgttttctctctccagagCCAACAGGCATCAGAATTTCTGCCACCTGAAGTAAACCAATTGCTTCAGGAAGTATTGAAAATAAAACCTGATGTAAAACAAGACTCTAGTAACACTCCAAATAAAGGCCTACCACTTCATTGTGACCAGTCATTTCAAAAACATGAGGGAGAAAGCAAAATTGTTGAATCTTCGAAAGATTTCAAAGTGCAAGGCATCTTCCCAGTTCCACCTGGCAGTGTGGGTATTAATGTGCCTACAAAtgatttgaatttgaaatttggaaaagaaaaacaagtgccATCAATGCCACAAGATGTGAGAGATTCAGAGAAGATGCCTAGAATTTCAGGTTTTGGCACATTACTTAAGACTCAGTCAGATGCAATAATAACACAGCAGCTTGTAAAAGACAAACTACGAGCCACCACACAAAATTTAGGTTCTTTTTATATGCAGAGTCCGGTTTTAAATtcagaacaaaaaaaaactataattgtTCAGACTTCGAAAGGATTTTTAATACCACTGAACATTACTAACAAGCCTGGGCTACCGGTTATTCCCGGAAATGCACTTCCATTGGTTAATTCACAAGGTATCCCTGCTTCTCTTGTTGTCAACAAGAAACCTGGGATGATTTTAACACTTAATAATGGGAAACTTGAAGGTGTTTCCGCTGTCAAAACCGAGGGTGCCCAAGCTCATGGAACTATGACTAAGGAGCCTTGCAAAACACCtattttgaaggtagaaccaAACAATAATTGTCTTACACCTGGACTTTGTTCCAGCATTGGCAGTTGTTTGAGCATGAAAAGTAGCTCAGAAAATACTTTGCCATTAAAAGGCCCTTACGTTTTGAAACCAACAAGTTCTGTGAAAGCTGTTCTTATTCCTAACATGCTATCCGAGCAACAGAGCACTAAGTTGAATATCTCTGATTCAGTAAAACAGCAGAATGAGATTTTTCCAAAACCACCTCTTTATACCTTCTTGCCTGATGGCAAACAAGctgtttttttaaagtgtgtgatGCCAAATAAAACTGAGCTGCTTAAGCCCAAATTAGTCCAAAATAGTACTTATCAAAATATACAGCCAAAGAAACCTGAAGGAACACCACAAAGAATATTGCTGAAAATTTTTAACCCTGTTTTAAATGTGACTGCTGCTAATAATCTGTCAGTAAGCAACTCTGCATCCTCATTGCAAAAAGACAATGTACCATCTAATCAGATTATAGGAGGAGAGCAGAAAGAGCCAGAATCTTCTAGAGATGCCTTACCCTTCTTACTAGATGACTTAATGCCAGCAAATGAAATTGTGATAACTTCTACTGCAACATGCCCAGAATCTTCTGAGGAACCAATATGTGTCAGTGACTGTTCAGAGTCCAGAGTATTAAGGTGTAAAACAAATTGTACAGTTGAGAGGAACTTCAATAGAAAAAAGacttccaaaaaaattttttcaaaaacaaaaactcatggAAGTCAAGActctgaaactgcctttgtaTCTAGAAACAGAAACTGTAAACGAAAGTGTAGGGATAGTTACCAAGAACCTCCAAGAAGAAAAGTAACATTGCATAGAAAGTgtaaagaaaaggcaaaacctGAAGATGTCCGTGAAACATTTGGATTTAGCAGACCTAGGCTTTCAAAAGATTCCGTCAGAACTTTGCGGCTTTTCCCTTTTAGTTCTAAACAGCTTGTGAAATGTCCTAGGAGAAACCAACCAGTTGTAGTTTTGAATCATCCTGATGCAGATGCACCAGAAGTAGTAAGTGTAATGAAAACTATTGCTAAATTTAATGGACGTGTACTTAAGGTTTCATTGTCAAAAAGAACTATAAATGCTTTACTGAAACCAGTTTGTTATAACCCTCCTAAAACAACTTACGATGATTTTTCCAAGAGGCACAAAACATTTAAACCTGTTAGTTCTGTGAAAGAAAGATTTGTGCTAAAATTAACACtgaaaaagacaagcaaaaaCAATTACCAGATTGTGAAGACTacctctgaaaatattttgaaggctAAATTTAACTGTTGGTTTTGTGGTAGAGTATTTGACAATCAGGATACTTGGGCTGGTCATGGGCAGAGACATTTAATGGAAGCTACTCGGGATTGGAACATGTTAGAATAG